The DNA sequence actttatctcatttttttttttttgtgtaatgataattgtttgatttatttttctctgtcatattattattattattattattatttgattttaataatttcatacatgaaatttgattatattaatattttatgtgctagttctaaaacATGTCAAATCTTGCAAAGCTTGAATTTGCGGCCCTTGATATTTCGGGGGACAATTATTTATCATGGATTTTAGATGCTGAGATTCATCTAGATGCAATGGGTCTGGGTGATGCtattaaagaaggaaataaagcatctgaacAAGATAAAGCTAAAGCTATGATTTTCCTTCGTCGCCATCTTCATGAAGGGTTGAAAATTGAATACCTTACTATAAAAGACCCTTCTGTACtatggaaaaatttaaaagaaagatatgaCCATCAAAAGACCGTGATTTTGCCAAAAGCTCGTTATGATTGGATGCATTTACGGTTGCAAGATTTTAAAACTGTAAGTGAATATAATTCTGCAATGTTTAGAATTACTTCTCAATTGACTCTATGTGGAGAAAGAATTACTGATGAAGATATGTTGGAAAAAACATTCTCAACTTTTCATGCAACTAATTTGCTTTTGCAACAACAGTATCGTGAAAAAGGTTTTCACAAATAttctgaattgatttcatgccttcttgtggctgaacaaaataatgagctcttgatgaaaaatcatgaggcccgaccaactggttctgctccattcccagaagtgaatgcagcaacatctgatccatataatcatggacgaggtcaagaccataataataatcgtggtcgtaattttggccgtggtcgtagccatggtcgtggtcgtggtcgtgctattaatcatggtcgtggacatggttataaaggaaatttcaaagagaaacttcatcaacagaagtggaacaagaatgcgaaaaaggaaaaagaaaggggtgaaaataatggcaaaaaggctgaaaatatatgttaccgttgtggtagtaaaggtcattggacccgtgcctgttatacaccaaagcatcttgttgaactctaccaagaatcacttaaaaagaagaatgtagaaacacactttgcttatgaagatggtgattctgattatggtcatatggatactactcatcttgatattagtgatttcttttctaaacccgatggaagcattgatcaccttattggtgatgggagtgttagaaaataattttattttatgattaatttttaagacaatgttttatatttaattcatgttgcttttatatgtacaagtttttatgtttttatgaataaaatcctctattttattttattttttttttctttctctcctcttacaaagtaatctctaatattgatatttatgtttatatgaagaatgaatattggcattaacaccaatgatgaggatctgtgccttgctgatagtgcaacaactcatacaattctcaagagtaataaatttttctctactttggtaatgcgagaagtcaatgttagtactatttctggtactacaaatataattgaaggctctggaagagctacagtacttctgccaagaggtacaagattgcatattaaaaatgcattttattctcctaagtccaatagaaacttattaagtttcaaggatattcgtctaaatggatatcatattgagacaaataatgaaggagatgttgaatatctttatatcactcaaattgagtcaaataaaaaatgtgtattggagaaattatcagccttctcttatggcttgtactacacatatattaatgcgattgagacgcatgttattgtaagccagaagcttacaaataagaatgaatttcatgtttggcatgatcggttgggtcatcctggatatatcatgatgcgaaaaatagctgaaaactcatgtggacatccacttaaaagtcaaaagcttcttcagtccaatgatttctcatgtactgcatgttcgcagggaaaattgataataagaccatcaccagaaaaaattagaaatgagtcaatctcatttttagaacgaatacaaggtgatatttgtggtccaatacacccaccatgtggatcatttagatatttcatggtattaattgatgcgtccactagatggtcacatatttgtttactatcaactcgaaatcaagcatttgctaagttattagcacaattgatcaagttaagagcccacttcccagattatccaattaagaaaattcgtcttgataatgctggtgaatttacatctcatgcttttaatgagtattgtatgtcaattggaattgaagttgaacatccagtagcacatgttcatactcaaaatggacttgcagaatcattgataaaacgtctaaaattgattgcacgacctttacttatgaaagctaatcttccaatgactacttggggatatgcaattctgcatgctgcagtattgattcgcatcagaccaacaagttatcacaaatactctcctttacagttggtttttggtcaacaaccaaatatttctcatttaagaatttttgggtgtgctgtatatgtcccaatttccccaccaaaaaggactatgatgggtcctcaaagacgtttgggaatatatgttggatatgattctccatcgataataaaatatcttgaaccatcaacaggtgacttatttacagctcgatttgctatagtcattttgatgaatcaatttttccaacgttagggggagaaagaaagaaactggaaaaagatattggttggaatgaattatcattatctcatcttgatcctcgtacaaaagagtgtgaactagaagttcaacggataattcatttacaaaaattggccaaccaattaccagatgcttttactgacacaaaaagggtaactaagtcgcatatacccgctgctaatactccaatcagaattgatattcctgttggacaatctaatatagcaaatgaatctcaaacacgcctaaagcgtggtaggctttgggttccaaagataaaaatcctcgtgtgagaaaaagggaaaaaaggcaagatggcctaatcgagggggtaaaagtcccaaaagattcttttaacataatcaatgattcggttccagaagaacctcaggtacctgaaattgttgaaaatgatgagatctcaataaattatgtcatgaatcataaaatatagaatcgaaataaagtcaatattgacgaggtttttgcatataatgtagcaaaggatgtcataagtgacaatgatgatcaagaaccaatgacaattgaagattgtcggcaaagaaatgattggccaaaatggaaagatgcaatccaagcagaattagattcgcttgctaaacgaaaggtttttggacctgtagttcgcacacctgagggtgtaaaacctattgggtacagatgggtttttgtacaaaaacgaaatgagaatggtgaaattgttagatacaaagcacggttagttgctcaaggtttttcacaaagacctggtattgattttgaggagacatattctccagtattggatgcaacaacatttagatatttaattagccttgttgcacaagaaggtttgaatctgcacctcatggatgttgttacagcctatttgtatggctctttggaaaatgatatttatatgaaactccctgaaggatttaatgtgcccaacaaagcaaattctaaaaaggattattcaataaaattgaataagtccctttatggattgaaacaatcaggacgtatgtggtataaccgtctaagtgagtacttattaaaggaagggtataaaaatgaccctatttgtccttgtatttatatgaaaagatccgagaatgaatttgccataattgctgtttatgtagatgacataaacatagttggaactcctaatgagctcacaaaggcaattgattgtttaaagaaagaatttgagatgaaggatcttggaaggacaaagttttgtttgggattacaaattgagtatttaaacaaaggtgttcttgtacatcaagaagcttatataacgaaagttcttaaaaagttctatatggacaaatcacattcactatgcactccaatggtggtgaggtcattagatgttgataaagacccttttagacctcaagaaaaagatgaagaactacttggtcctgaagtaccatatcttagtgctataggagcactaatgtatcttgctaattatactcgacccgatatagcatttgctgtaaatttgttagcaagatatagttcttcaccaacaagaagacattggaatggagtaaaacaaatactccgttaccttaaaggcactatgaatatgggcttgttttacccaaatgattcaaaattagatctaatgggttatgcagatgcaggttatttatcagatcctcataatggtcgatcacaaacaggatatttgttcacatgtggtggcacagcgatttcatggcgatctgtgaaacaaacaataacagcaacatcgtcaaatcatgcagaaattttagcattacatgaggcaagtcgtgaatgcgtttggttaaggtctataattcaacatgtgcgacaaacttgtggtttatccttgggaaaaatgaaaccaacaacgatatatgaagacaatagtgcatgcattgctcaattgaaagaaggatatattaaaggagacagaacaaaacatattcttccaaaattctttttcactcatgatcttcaaagaaatggtgatgtagagatccaaaagattcgctcatgtgaaaatctagcagatttatttacaaagtctttgccaaggagaacttttgagcaattggttcataggattggactccgccatcttaatgatgtaagtttacatgagggggagaaattagaagatgcaaagaacaatattatatagaatgatgtactctttttccttcactaggtttttatcccaaagggtttttcctagtaaggttttaacgaggcacattcttttatcaatggacacccaagggggagtgttatgaattaatggtcgtccattgatttatacaattactcatatgattgataatcatattattcattactctttatgatgtaatattttgtatttactatttgattttatatcctttctgggttaccatattgtacctataaataggactcgtcctatcagtaatttGACACACATAAAAaccagaagttgctccctactctctcattctctattcttcctctcctttgtctctcttattacctttattttataacaataataaatattttttctagttttctATTTTAGTCACAACTAATTGttttaatagattttttattttattttactttttagtcAAAGTTAGTAAAACCGATAATTGATATTTGTAATCTTTTTATTGATAGTTAACCAAGTTTACACTAGATGTTAATtctaattatttatgttaacatctattaatgttaattttatgatattgataattgatgtttttttctaatttttttattaatatcagctaaataattatttctatgcaatattgattgaaaaaacaatatttttatttatattaaaaaataataatctttattGATAtcaataaaaagataattatatcaaatattaattaaggaaatctaatttacatataaaaaatagtttatccaATAATAAAACCCTAACTTATAtcaaatataaacaatagtaattaaaaaaagttataataatttcaataataaaataacatcttttagaagaaaattttgattaatatcAATAATGAATAGTCATTCTAACAATAATTCCATTTTAGTCAAGTTAATATTAGAACCAAAGTTGAACTAAAATTTTGGATCTaaatcatatattattaatttatttaattttttagaaataaattacttttttcttttaaactcaATATATTACGAGATGCATATATTTATGTAAAGTTTAATCAAATTATGATTCTCATACTTTTTAATTGAAtccttattaaaaaaatgtttattgtCTGTTGAATAAGATGAAGAGAGAGAAACTAGGAGATTTTAGTGGCAGCAAAGGTAACACAATTATACTTGATTTTGGTGCTACTTCGTGGTACCACCTTTTTGTTTCTTTGGTTAGAACCAAGAAATATGTAGTAGCCTATAGTGGACTTACAATAATTAGGAATCAAGCCCCTAGTCTGCATCAGTTGATGAAACTGAGGATTCTGCATGTACTCACAAACTTTATTAACTCAGTATCCGATATCTAGCTCATGAAGGTGGGGTAATGAAGGGAGTTGGATGAGGTTTAGCGTCAACCATTTGTGCATTGTGTAGAATTTGGTTGATTTATTTAGTTTGAGTAAGCTGAAGAGCACCATCAAAAGACCAAGTTGCTTCAAAGACCTAAAATATAGAGAATTAAACCCCGTGATCTTTGAAATAAAAAGTTTGATTGTGAGTGGTAATGAGATTCTAAATAGTATGTTTGGAAGAGTTTGTAACAAGAATATCATCTACGTAAATTAACACAAATAAAACGGAATTATCAATAAATTGAGTGAAGAGATAATGATTACTAATAGTGGCAGAGAAAGCTAGTTTAACCATGGTGTTGTTGAGTTTTTGATAGTAGATACTTGCTTGAGACTGTAGATCACTTTATAGAGACAACAAACATGATTTGTATTAGTAGAGAAACTGGGAGGTTGTTCCATGAAATCTTGTTCAGTAATAGAAAGAACTATTAGCACAAACAACAACCTTGTTGCAAGGATTTGATAAAGCAAAGTGTACGAGATCACATGtagttgatgaagattgatgaagatccatttATGATCATGTTTCTGTTGTGTTAAATCTGGAAATAAAGTGAAGATTATGAAGTTTACATCTTGTATTATATTCGTAGGCTATATGACAAAGGTTAGATGTATTTTTAATCTTAGTGTGTCCTTTTCAATCTATTAAAAGTGagttttaataagttaaaagacTTATTGTATACAGTTTtttgtatgaatgtattcaattaattgaattattttttaatcaactgatttcacttaagtcaagtgaaatcaacaaattaaCCTGTTGAATTCACTTAAGACCAAACTATATAAGCTAGTTTTCAGAGAGATGAGACACAATTTAGAGTTTTTAAGCGTGAAAAATAATCATTCATCTCTAGAAAACTCTttctttctctgaatcacacagttGCAAGTGGTTGTTTGAAGATTTTGGTttatcttggaggcattttggcttggttGGAGCTTGAAGAACTCGATTTTGGTTGGTTAGGAAGAGTCACCATCAGGTTTTGTAATTCTTGTGCCTCTTATTGTGTTTTAGTGTGTTTCtattgttcaaaagtgtaatgtTGGTGTGagttttgtaaaacttttgataataGTGGAAACCAGACTTAGATTGTCTTGGTAAATTTGATGTAGTTTTGTGATTGAGTGTACCAGTATAAAAAACAATCGTGCAATTTTATTTCTCTCATCTTAATCAACCttaaaatctcaagaaaatcaagcaaatCAATCTTTGTTTAGTTTgcatgtgtttttttttgttatctgGAAGTGTTATCTAGTTAGATATATTGATTGGAACGTTTCTTGATTAAGAAAGCATCTTGTTTGAGTGAGATTCGTGAATTCTGCATTTTGCATCATTTCttagtattttaacctattgatttcatattttaatctgttgattcATAATGTATGAACATATTAAcctattgattttatttttatatagtcaATTCAACCGACCCCGTCCCCTCCCTTCTTGGCTTAAACTACCATTTCATTACTCACAAGAACAACATGTATCATTTAGGCTTCACCACGAGgctaaaagtttcaaaataatcAATGACTTTAATTTGACTATATCCACAAGCCCCTAAACGAGCCTTTCTCCGTTAGAGAACCATCTTTATGAAATTTATTCTTGAAATCCCATTTGCATCCAATTATGTGAGAATGAGGAGGAGGATCAATAAGGTGCGACATGTTGTTGGTAAGCAAAgcattatatttgagttgtgtAGCATCGTTTTGTTCGGGAGTGGCGAGAGCATCATTAACAGTGGATGGAAAAATATCTACAAGAACATAGGTCCACATTTTaggttttgaaattttagattttGCACGTGTTTTCATAGGGTGAACATTTTGAAGGGAATTTATAGATGAAGAAGATATAGGGACATGAATAGTAGATAAAGGTTGAGGTATATTAGAATGTGTAGTAGTAGGGAGAGGGATGATGGATGAGGATTCATGTATATGAAAGGGAGAAGAAGTGGGATGGGTAGAAGGAGTGGTAGTAGGTATATTAGAGGTTGAAGAAGTATAATGTGAAATATCTGGATTAGATAAAGGGGGAAGAATCAAAAGAGGAGAAAAGATGGAGGTAGATGTCTTAGTGGATGGTGAATGCTGCTTAAACGAATTAGGATTGTGTTTCTAAGAAAAAATTTGTTCATTAAAGAGAACATTcctagaaatatatatttttttagatggGTGCAAACAAACATATCCCTTATGTAACATCCCGCCAagatattactgatttataaataaataaatgaaataaataacatagcgcgtttaataatacctcattttcccaaaacgcgggaaaatttaaaactttattaaatgagCGGATAAAGTTTACAACTTCCATTACAAAACCAAAACCTCAATATTATCAagtcacccatcagggtttacaaatgttttcaaaaataatagataaacaTAAGAGTTCCCCAAGTTGaacccctctccgcgactaagctacaccagagccacctgcatcatcaacatctgctcccgtgtaccgcgtacacgatcatcgccacacacaatcagatagggtgagcttatcagataaatcatatatatatacaatgctataaacatatatataaacatgcatacatatcacaacacttaacttaacttccacattgccctatatttttattcttgcaATCCGACCCCCAATCagtttattcgtgttctacatcgtctaatgattacttcaaggtgacttgctgccatacctatcggccacaaccgatagagcacgtgcgggaaaaacATGCTACAGATCATACACTGCAACGCCAAGTAGAGTTCCCGTATACGAACAcagtccgtatcgtcccaagactaccaaactcgtcagccaacaactgaggagggcaatctctctggacccatccgtactggccacaaccagcacactcacaccagcaacactcgccaacccgagccacaactcaagggttcctcgtgttcatccgccatctcgagccacaactcaagagatgctattccgagccacaactcaaggaatatcacgtgcttaacccctatcctgagccacaactcaagggatacgttccgagccacaactcaaggaacaccagcaatctcaCCCTTAAAGCATTACTAGACGCACCGTAGAtcacaaattcataaataaaactcaAAGCTGCAGCAGTATAAATCGCTTGGCGGGTGACACGTGCCGCCAAGCACTGCCAGCTCccagatcgcctggcgggtgtcgcgtaccgccaggcgccaagtgcGTCAAAACACGTAACCTCAGTCgcaaccgcctggcgggtcaatCACTACCGCCTGGCGCCGACGCTTCCGTTCCCCACTGTCACTGCTCCGTCCGCCTGGCGGAATTTACCTCTCTGCCAGGCACCACTCATTCCAGTGGTCCTCTGTATTGAtgactatcgcctggcggtctcaaccctgccgccaggcgccataccagtagctgCACAGCACGAGTTCCAACCAGTCAAACCAGACTATATGACTCAATTTCCCCAAACCTCACCCTATAATTTCTCTCCAATCCTTTTCCACATATCCtcaaaacaaactaaaatgtCACCAAGGCTAATATAATTCACCATTACAACTTACCATCCTTGTCCTAAATCTCTACTTGAGAGTACCAATTACCCCTAAGCTTTCacaattgatgaaggattgaccccaaccaaggatgaaggcacatgcttaagaagactaagcatgtttagaaaggaagttcactaatccttcatcccttttcatttgtgtttattatttttgattcccaaagttgacttagttgaatcaactttagttgacttgttgacctttgactaggtttgacttgacttaagccaacatgctaatctatgtttatttgctttgtaggttaattaggagtaagaaagcaatgctaggtggcgcatggtgattggggagcataaatgatgtggaagagagagtaaagcaaaggcataaagcataaagtaaaaggcatgaagcaagtgtacctatgtacctttggtctcctttgtttttagcacactttgaccactttttggagacatatgagacacattctttgtctccttttgtgctagaacgaaattagccttgcacacaccatagttagctcttttgtctctcatttttgtaaccttatttgacctagttactagaagctagggttaggtttttgtagagacatccttaggtatctttaatttgcttagagacccctaaactcttctatataaggggtgctcctagacatgtaaaagggttgaagattttgaagtaaaaacgctcttgtgtctcaaccatttgtgagagtttcctccctagggagtgaatacttttaagctttatcttgcatagcaagtggcggcacacatccactcatcttcaaggttgccatggcttctagcctagccttgtagtggcgtgcttctcacatttttaccatttctttcctttccattttatgttttcttcttcctttaattgttcttggttttctatggtttatgtgctttccatttcctttttgttttgaatcaatccatcatcttcttctcttgagctttgtgaaaggaaccttcacatctagatagcttgctatcttaatgtccagtggggatttcacttagctttcttaatcaactcacaccatattcaataatcttaaaaaaggaacaagttaatccttcatcatttggtatctagagcctaggttatcttgaatatggtgtttttcatgtgctaaccttgtcttgttgtagctatctttgtatggttcaaatctaCTTCCATTGTACAGAAAAACAATGCTGgtagaaactgttcacgattttaaaagattaaactgcacttgctcagtgatccaaaaattacgttcttgatgtcaaaagaaagctctgttagtctagtttctaacaaaaaaagaaccaatgcatttggagttttgtggagagagttatgattgaaatagtgagcaaaggtcagagctgccgagatcaccgcgaatcaacgtttttcaggttatgttgggcagttttggctactgtttttgttactcttcttactcctaaatgtggttgaataacatgtctttggatgcttagtctttgagccttaaatccatgagtttaaatgcatgatagctacatgtttgtgtctttgtgtatgtcatgttgagtctttaaatgtgtctaacttttgcttgagtcatgtCATATtgttctttgagttttcttattcttgtttctaagtatttgagctattgcatgagatctatgtcttttgttgtagcatgctccttgaaattgattttgacctaatttttaaggaactaagtgttcaagacaccctaaaatatccttctcatcatcttaagtacctagttttgaaaagaaaaattattttcatgaccaaaaacagtttggccgagagctaatgtgttgcttggtgaatccatttggccatttttactaggtgttatgctaccaaattttatacttggattttgggtgatattgacaaattagttccatgctttaacttggttatgatctttcttggtgtatgcataaattgaggtataatcttggcttgtttcaaatgctttccatagagtctttaaaagtgtttttcattgctttagtcttgttcaagttttgtctttaaaacaaaatttccttagaagttaaactttcttgtttttgtgcttttcttgcttgtcactaggtgttctttgttgtgtcttagtagttttcttttcttgaaactcttgggatgttgtggccgaatcacttgtcttgcatttgaaaggttttgaacaagtttttaaaagtgtttgcttcactcctttggtggattttgagtgctagccttgccttgttactttgggagagtgatctaaacacttgggttgcaattttgggttggatttggtctcggttttcatgttttctaacctctaatccatttattttgtctcagatttgagtgtttttgttgtaggaatcatggcaagttcatcaaatgcacctactccaaacaaaaataatacattgatgagattgcttcgggatttggagttgtctaggaaggagtcctttgaacaattgagaaaagacaaggagcaaagtgacataagaatccaagagcacattaaaaggcttgaagctaaagagcaagaaagagaggctaggaaaagagggcattctaggcgcaacccatcacaagagatggaaactccaaagattcctaagttctatggaggaagtgatcccaaagtcttccttgattgggaagctaaagttgatcaaattttcaatgaaaatgatgtaaaggatcaaacacaagttgatctagtagttttaggatttttggagtatgccaatacttggtggcataaagtttgtaagaattatgaccaagggccacccgcggcttcttggatggacattaaaactcttatgcgcgctagatttgtt is a window from the Vigna unguiculata cultivar IT97K-499-35 chromosome 7, ASM411807v1, whole genome shotgun sequence genome containing:
- the LOC114191285 gene encoding uncharacterized protein LOC114191285 gives rise to the protein MSNLAKLEFAALDISGDNYLSWILDAEIHLDAMGLGDAIKEGNKASEQDKAKAMIFLRRHLHEGLKIEYLTIKDPSVLWKNLKERYDHQKTVILPKARYDWMHLRLQDFKTVSEYNSAMFRITSQLTLCGERITDEDMLEKTFSTFHATNLLLQQQYREKAFNKNFDIQSFSMTYPRVFPVWKSPRTPKIMKFET